Proteins from a genomic interval of Heptranchias perlo isolate sHepPer1 chromosome 19, sHepPer1.hap1, whole genome shotgun sequence:
- the LOC137335359 gene encoding uncharacterized protein has protein sequence MDSHSRELKNLTPKPTPTPKPTPAPKPTPAHKPTPAHKPTPTHKPTPTPKPTPTPKPTPTPKPTPAHKPTPATKPTPAHKPTPTHKPTPTHKPTPTPKPTPAHKPTPTHKPTPAHKPTPAPKPTPAPKPTRTTKPTPTPKPTRTTKPTPTPKPTRTTKPTPAPKPTPAPKPTRTTKPTPTPKPTPAPKPTPTPKPTRTTKPTPAPKPTLTPKPTPTHKPTPAPKSTPAHKPTPTPKSTRNRKPNLTPKPTPIPKPTRTQKTILTSKTKPNPKPPLNRQTNSNPKPNPTPKPTPTHKPNLTANQL, from the exons ATGGATAGCCACTCGCGTGAG CTGAAAAATctaacccccaaaccaactccaacccccaaaccaactccaGCCCCCAAACCAACTCCAGCCCACAAACCAACTCCAGCCCACAAACCAACTCCAACCCACAAACCAACTCCaacccccaaaccaactccaacccccaaaccaactccaacccccaaaccaactccaGCCCACAAACCAACTCCAGCCACCAAACCAACTCCAGCCCACAAACCAACTCCAACCCACAAACCAACTCCAACCCACAAACCAACTCCaacccccaaaccaactccaGCCCACAAACCAACTCCAACCCACAAACCAACTCCAGCTCACAAACCAACTCCAGCCCCCAAACCAACTCCAGCCCCCAAACCAACACGAACCACCAAACCAACTCCAACCCCCAAACCAACACGAACCACCAAACCAACTCCAACCCCCAAACCAACACGAACCACCAAACCAACTCCAGCCCCCAAACCAACTCCAGCCCCCAAACCAACACGAACCACCAAACCAACTCCaacccccaaaccaactccaGCCCCCAAACCAACTCCAACCCCCAAACCAACACGAACCACCAAACCAACTCCAGCCCCCAAACCAACActaacccccaaaccaactccaACCCACAAACCAACTCCAGCCCCGAAATCAACTCCAGCCCACAAACCAACTCCAACCCCCAAATCAACTCGAAACCGCAAACCAAACctaacccccaaaccaactccaATCCCCAAACCAACTCGAACCCAAAAAACAATTCTAACCTCCAAAACCAAGCCAAATCCCAAACCACCTCTAAACCGTCAAACTAACTCCAATCCCAAACCAAATCCAACCCCGAAACCAACTCCAACCCACAAACCAAATCTAACTGCAAACCAACTctaa